From the genome of Haloferax mediterranei ATCC 33500, one region includes:
- the cas4 gene encoding CRISPR-associated protein Cas4 encodes MTDVDPVQRLLRTARDDARDESFRVTGVMMQYYVVCKRELWFHSRHIEIDRGNSAIVRGTHIDETAYSDKRRHVSIDSTIAIDVLDDGRVMEVKPSSALVEPAKLQLLYYLWYLKHVVGVEKSGVLAHPTERKREDVELTDETEQKVEDAIRGVHEIIARGSPPPASKKPVCDSCAYHDFCWSC; translated from the coding sequence ATGACCGACGTCGATCCAGTTCAACGACTCCTGCGAACTGCGAGAGATGACGCGCGAGACGAATCGTTTCGGGTAACCGGCGTCATGATGCAGTATTACGTCGTCTGTAAGCGCGAACTCTGGTTTCACAGCCGTCATATCGAGATTGACCGCGGGAACTCCGCTATTGTCCGAGGAACCCATATCGACGAAACCGCGTATAGCGACAAACGGCGACATGTCTCGATTGACAGTACAATTGCGATTGACGTATTGGATGATGGTCGTGTGATGGAGGTCAAACCTTCCTCGGCACTCGTCGAACCTGCGAAACTCCAGTTACTCTACTACTTATGGTATCTGAAGCACGTTGTTGGTGTCGAGAAATCTGGCGTACTTGCACACCCGACAGAGCGCAAGCGAGAAGACGTAGAATTGACTGATGAGACCGAACAGAAGGTCGAAGACGCGATTCGTGGTGTACACGAAATCATCGCGAGGGGGTCGCCACCACCGGCATCAAAGAAACCAGTCTGCGACTCGTGTGCGTATCATGACTTCTGCTGGAGTTGCTAG
- the cas1b gene encoding type I-B CRISPR-associated endonuclease Cas1b: MDRNYHIFSDGCLERHNDTVRLVTLDDEKKYLPIEKAEAIYLHGQIDYNTRLISFLNKHGTALHIFGWKDYYAGSVMPKRGQTSGRTLVEQVRAYDSPAQRTDIARKFVDGSIHNMRANVSYYNSRGHDFDSELASLDAAGARLTETTAVEEIMGVEATARRAYYSTFDSILPDGFVFNGRRYNPPTNEVNSLISFGNSLVYANVVSGIRATALDPAVSFLHEPGERRYSLALDIADLFKPLLADRVTFRLLNRQQLTPADFETDLNSCLLTEHGRKTFSKAFEETLEQTVEHPRLNRKVSYQYLLRIEAYKLKKHLLTGEEYVPFKRWW; encoded by the coding sequence ATGGACCGAAACTACCACATATTCAGCGATGGGTGCCTCGAACGACACAACGATACTGTCCGTCTCGTGACGCTCGATGACGAAAAGAAGTACCTCCCAATCGAGAAGGCGGAAGCTATCTACTTACACGGCCAGATCGATTACAATACGCGGCTTATCTCGTTTCTCAATAAACACGGGACCGCGCTCCACATCTTCGGTTGGAAGGACTACTACGCTGGTTCGGTTATGCCGAAGCGAGGTCAAACATCGGGTCGAACGCTTGTCGAACAAGTACGGGCGTACGATTCTCCTGCACAGCGAACCGATATCGCCCGTAAATTTGTCGACGGCAGTATCCACAACATGCGAGCGAACGTCTCATATTACAACTCGCGTGGGCACGATTTTGATTCGGAGTTAGCATCGCTTGATGCTGCTGGTGCTCGTCTCACCGAGACAACAGCCGTCGAAGAGATTATGGGTGTCGAAGCAACTGCTCGGCGTGCATACTATTCGACGTTCGATAGTATCCTCCCGGATGGATTCGTCTTCAACGGACGGCGGTATAATCCACCGACCAACGAGGTTAACAGTCTCATTTCGTTCGGGAACTCACTCGTCTATGCAAACGTTGTCTCCGGCATTCGTGCGACTGCCCTTGACCCGGCAGTGAGCTTTCTTCACGAACCTGGCGAACGCCGGTATTCGCTCGCACTCGACATTGCGGACCTGTTCAAGCCGCTGCTCGCAGACCGAGTCACCTTCCGACTGCTCAATCGACAGCAACTCACACCGGCCGATTTTGAGACGGACCTCAACTCCTGTTTGCTGACCGAACACGGTCGCAAAACCTTCTCAAAAGCCTTCGAGGAGACGCTCGAACAGACCGTGGAGCATCCCCGACTGAATCGGAAGGTGAGCTATCAGTATCTCCTCAGAATTGAAGCGTACAAACTGAAAAAGCACCTCCTTACGGGAGAGGAATATGTACCCTTCAAGCGGTGGTGGTAA
- the cas2 gene encoding CRISPR-associated endonuclease Cas2, whose amino-acid sequence MVYIIVVYDMRADRTRLMLNFLRKYLTHVQNSVFEGEVTEGDLETIRNHTQTLLNPDESTIIYRIGSEKYVDRTVIGEDPTDESRFL is encoded by the coding sequence GTGGTGTACATTATCGTCGTGTACGACATGCGGGCCGACCGAACGCGATTGATGCTCAACTTCCTCAGAAAATACCTCACGCACGTACAGAACTCCGTCTTCGAGGGCGAGGTCACGGAGGGTGATCTGGAAACGATTCGGAACCATACGCAAACGTTACTGAACCCGGACGAATCGACGATTATCTACCGAATCGGGTCTGAGAAATACGTCGACCGAACTGTTATCGGAGAGGACCCAACTGACGAGTCACGGTTTCTGTAG